The segment AAAAGATTTATAGAGGAACAGGAGTGATGAAATATGATAGAATCGGTTATAATATCAACTCTTGCAGGCTCTGTTATATGTACTGCATTGCTGATATTCAAAAACAAAATATTATCGATCCTGAGCGGTAAGGCTTTATACTACATAAGCTTGCTTGCAATGCTTATATTCATTCTTCCGATGAATATCGGTGAAATATCGCTCCCAAAAGCTCCAATACATCAGCAAGTTAATGTGACGGAATTTAATACGAAAACAAAGGCAGAAAAAACAGATAACGCACTGATACAAACTGTTCGGCAGGAAGCTCAGCAAGAAACACAGCATAATGTACTGCCGAAACCGTCAAAAATCGTAAGAAGATCTAATCCTATTACTATACAGGAGATCTTAATTGCTGTATGGTTGCTTGGGTTTATTATTCTAATGTGCAGATACCTCATTTCATACTTCAGATTTAAGAAGAAAATCTGCGGATTTGATACACACGAAGTCATCGACGGCGTGGACGTAATAAAAAGTACGATAATATCATCGCCGCTTGTGTTCGGATTTTTTAAGCCAACGCTTGCAATTCCCGAAATCAAGATGAATGAGGACGATTATAACCTTGCAATTAAGCATGAAATGGTACACTATAAGCATCACGATTCCTGGTTCAAGCTTTTTGCGGTGATTGTCAATTCGATTTATTGGTTTAATCCGATTACATATCTTATGGTGAATTTAATCGGCGAAGCGTGTGAATATGCTTGTGATGAACAAGTAACAAAAGAAATGGATATGTCAGACAGGAAGCAGTACAGCACAATGATTCTTTCGATGGTATGCCAGACTTCGCCCGCTTTGTCCAGCAACATGGTTAAAAACAAAAAACAGCTTAAAAGGAGGTTTGAGATGATTATGAAAAAGAAAAAATTTAGCGTATGGGGAACAACATTGTGTATGGTGCTTATTCTGGTGCTTACCTGCTGCAGTGTAGTATTCGCAAATGAGATCGAACCTTTGGTATCTTCTCTTTTAAAAGATGATTATGTTTACATTTCCACTTATGGGGACGGTGGTTATAATGAGTTTGTCCCTGTTCGGAAAAACGGAGAATATTATTTGCCGTTAAGAGAGTTTCTGAATAAAACAGATATTGAAAATGATAAAATCAAATATAATAACGGAGTAATTACGATTGATTTTTGGACGAATGAAACGACGATGATTTCTACGGGACTCATCCCAAACGGCAGCGAAACATCCTATTCACAAACAGAGAACAGAACGAAAATACCGAGCGAATATTCGTGGTCAGCGGTTTGTACGGTTGGCAGTAAAGAGGTTGAAATCGGGAACGAAAAATACACTTTATCCAATGCCCCGTATATTGAGAACGGAATTACTTATGTTCCTTACGAATATCTTAAAAAACTGAAATTATATGAAAACAAGACCAGGAGTGCAAACGAACCGAAAGACAGACGCCAAATAACATCAAAATTTATTTCGTTAATGATGTTCGGTTTTGACAGTGCGAACGCTGAATATTATACCGACTACATTCAAATGGAAGTTTTGTTTGGCGAAAATCCCTTTTCAACCTTTTCGGATATGACATACGGTGCGGAAGCAAAACTATCGAAAACAGGCTATCGCACAGAATTTGAAGCCAATTTCAATTATTTTGAATCAGATGATGCCCAAAAAGATGATTATGTTTACATTTCCACTTATGGGGACGGTGGTTATAATGAGTTTGTCCCTGTTCGGAAAAACGGAGAATATTATTTGCCGTTAAGAGAGTTTCTGAATAAAACAGATATTGAAAATGATAAAATCAAATATAATAACGGAGTAATTACGATTGATTTTTGGACGAATGAAACGACGATGATTTCTACGGGACTCATCCCAAACGGCAGCGAAACATCCTATTCACAAACAGAGAACAGAACGAAAATACCGAGCGAATATTCGTGGTCAGCGGTTTGTACGGTTGGCAGTAAAGAGGTTGAAATCGGGAACGAAAAATACACTTTATCCAATGCCCCGTATATTGAGAACGGAATTACTTATGTTCCTTACGAATATCTTAAAAAACTGAAATTATATGAAAACAAGACCAGGAGTGCAAACGAACCGAAAGACAGACGCCAAATAACATCAAAATTTATTTCGTTAATGATGTTCGGTTTTGACAGTGCGAACGCTGAATATTATACCGACTACATTCAAATGGAAGTTTTGTTTGGCGAAAATCCCTTTTCAACCTTTTCGGATATGACATACGGTGCGGAAGCAAAACTATCGAAAACAGGCTATCGCACAGAATTTGAAGCCAATTTCAATTATTTTGAATCAGATGATGCCCAAAAAGAAGGAAATGTTAAAATAAAGCTGAATAAAGTAACACGTATATATAGTAAAGGCAGTGATATAGAGGGATTATTTACAGTAGAAAAGAACGGTGAAATCATTTATGATAATCAAAAAGGTTATATCATGCAGCTTCCGTGTCCTGCGGGCGATGGAGTATTGGATTTTCAAAATACAAAAGTAAAAATCGGTGAATTAAACATTACTGCGTTTTTTACAGGTCTTAACAATGTCCCCGAGGAATACGATGAACGCTTGATAGAAGCTGCAGAAATAATCAAGCTCCCAAATACGGTCAAAAAATTTATAGTTCCCTCTGCCGTTAAGCTAAATGGTATAAATGTGAGCCGCGGAAGTAAGCTATACAGTCATTTTTGGTATAATCCCGAAAAGAAGTTTATTGATGTTAACATAGGGTTTGATAATTTTATCGAAGACAATGACAATCCTATGGAGCAGTACCGTATAAACAGTGAATTGAATTCAAAAATGACAGTCATTGACGAGAATACCATCTCGGCAGAGCTGTATCTCACAGAGGGGAATAATAACAGAATTGATTCCTTTGATGCAATAATCACATTTTTGCCCGATGAAGGATTTGAATTGAAATCTACAGACGGTAAATATATTATTAAAGGACAGACAGAAGATTTTGTTCCGCAATGGCAGTGGACT is part of the Qingrenia yutianensis genome and harbors:
- a CDS encoding M56 family metallopeptidase, whose protein sequence is MIESVIISTLAGSVICTALLIFKNKILSILSGKALYYISLLAMLIFILPMNIGEISLPKAPIHQQVNVTEFNTKTKAEKTDNALIQTVRQEAQQETQHNVLPKPSKIVRRSNPITIQEILIAVWLLGFIILMCRYLISYFRFKKKICGFDTHEVIDGVDVIKSTIISSPLVFGFFKPTLAIPEIKMNEDDYNLAIKHEMVHYKHHDSWFKLFAVIVNSIYWFNPITYLMVNLIGEACEYACDEQVTKEMDMSDRKQYSTMILSMVCQTSPALSSNMVKNKKQLKRRFEMIMKKKKFSVWGTTLCMVLILVLTCCSVVFANEIEPLVSSLLKDDYVYISTYGDGGYNEFVPVRKNGEYYLPLREFLNKTDIENDKIKYNNGVITIDFWTNETTMISTGLIPNGSETSYSQTENRTKIPSEYSWSAVCTVGSKEVEIGNEKYTLSNAPYIENGITYVPYEYLKKLKLYENKTRSANEPKDRRQITSKFISLMMFGFDSANAEYYTDYIQMEVLFGENPFSTFSDMTYGAEAKLSKTGYRTEFEANFNYFESDDAQKDDYVYISTYGDGGYNEFVPVRKNGEYYLPLREFLNKTDIENDKIKYNNGVITIDFWTNETTMISTGLIPNGSETSYSQTENRTKIPSEYSWSAVCTVGSKEVEIGNEKYTLSNAPYIENGITYVPYEYLKKLKLYENKTRSANEPKDRRQITSKFISLMMFGFDSANAEYYTDYIQMEVLFGENPFSTFSDMTYGAEAKLSKTGYRTEFEANFNYFESDDAQKEGNVKIKLNKVTRIYSKGSDIEGLFTVEKNGEIIYDNQKGYIMQLPCPAGDGVLDFQNTKVKIGELNITAFFTGLNNVPEEYDERLIEAAEIIKLPNTVKKFIVPSAVKLNGINVSRGSKLYSHFWYNPEKKFIDVNIGFDNFIEDNDNPMEQYRINSELNSKMTVIDENTISAELYLTEGNNNRIDSFDAIITFLPDEGFELKSTDGKYIIKGQTEDFVPQWQWTEEQRNTPVPAVVMIDE